One window of the Clostridium sp. MB40-C1 genome contains the following:
- a CDS encoding M28 family metallopeptidase, protein MRRVLNQLVLCFLSIIFCFSFKTYITIHKFNVKNVMNTTSFLSSEDFKGRLTGSLENKQIEEYIKLEFINNNLKPFMGSYEQTFELVYPHKINKDPYLNITDNSQNIVKEFSYGKDYKEDMLNFKNNTFSFNNKNPLIMANNSSIQLKQNSDHFLFYTPTNSSLEFRSSFISTDPWSMCIMLSENTLSDIKKYLSKGYNINCFIPFINKNTTAKNIMGYIEGKNKDSNPVIISSHFDHLGTDLKNTVYKGALDNASGTAFMLEMMKYIKSLGTPEKNILFVGFNAEEFGCLGSDNFVKKYKKHIKDSKVFNFDMIGSDKGVPLCIMGGKNDSVKNDFISSVSNTCSSKKIHFNYLFQDSSDHKPFRDNNIDAITFCDNDVSKIHTPKDTIEFISPSAVKRCYNVSSKEIIKYAFDNNPIIVYYKEGLIVSALGIILIYIRKILLSNE, encoded by the coding sequence ATGAGAAGAGTTTTAAACCAACTTGTCTTATGTTTTTTATCAATAATATTCTGTTTTTCCTTTAAAACTTATATTACTATACATAAATTCAATGTAAAAAATGTTATGAACACTACTTCATTTCTGTCTTCTGAAGACTTTAAAGGTAGACTTACAGGAAGTCTTGAAAATAAACAAATAGAAGAATATATAAAACTTGAATTTATAAACAATAACCTCAAACCATTTATGGGAAGTTACGAACAAACTTTTGAACTAGTCTACCCTCACAAAATAAACAAAGATCCCTACCTAAATATAACTGATAATTCTCAGAATATCGTAAAGGAATTCTCATATGGTAAAGATTACAAAGAAGATATGTTGAATTTTAAAAACAACACCTTTAGCTTCAACAATAAAAACCCATTAATCATGGCAAACAATTCATCTATACAACTAAAACAAAATTCTGATCATTTTTTATTCTACACTCCAACTAACTCTAGTCTTGAATTTAGAAGTTCATTTATTAGTACTGACCCCTGGAGTATGTGTATAATGTTATCCGAAAACACCCTATCTGATATAAAAAAATATTTATCAAAAGGATATAATATAAATTGTTTTATACCATTTATAAACAAGAATACTACAGCTAAAAACATAATGGGATATATAGAAGGTAAAAATAAAGACTCTAACCCAGTAATAATTTCATCCCATTTTGATCATTTGGGAACAGATTTAAAAAATACTGTATACAAAGGAGCTCTTGACAATGCTTCTGGAACTGCTTTTATGCTAGAAATGATGAAGTATATTAAATCCCTAGGGACACCAGAAAAAAACATATTGTTTGTAGGATTCAATGCTGAAGAATTTGGTTGTCTAGGTTCTGATAACTTTGTTAAAAAATATAAAAAGCATATAAAGGATAGTAAAGTTTTCAATTTTGACATGATTGGCAGTGATAAGGGAGTTCCATTATGTATAATGGGTGGTAAAAATGATTCTGTAAAAAACGATTTTATAAGTTCTGTTTCCAATACTTGTTCAAGTAAAAAAATACACTTCAACTATCTTTTTCAAGACTCTAGTGACCATAAACCTTTTAGAGATAATAATATAGATGCAATAACTTTTTGTGATAATGATGTATCTAAAATTCATACTCCTAAGGACACAATAGAATTTATCTCTCCTTCTGCTGTAAAGCGTTGTTACAATGTTTCATCAAAAGAAATAATAAAATATGCTTTTGACAATAACCCTATTATTGTTTATTACAAAGAAGGACTAATAGTATCTGCCTTAGGAATAATTTTAATATATATTAGAAAAATATTATTAAGTAATGAGTAA
- a CDS encoding ABC transporter ATP-binding protein, with protein sequence MAKIILKELQKIYENGFKAVHGINLEINDGEFMVLVGPSGCAKSTTLRMVAGLEEITAGEIYIGDKLVNSIPPKDRGIAMVFQNYALYPHMTVYENMAFSLKIKKTPKDLISKKIHEAAKILDLEAELNRKPKELSGGQRQRVAVGRAIVRDPEVFLFDEPLSNLDAKLRVHMRVEISKLHKRLKSTMLYVTHDQVEAMTMGDRICVMNFGKIMQVDTPLNLYSYPRNKFVADFIGSPSMNFLQGKLINNNDSIVMKVGEIELTLPKDKASKVKNHLGEKVWLGIRPEHINLKKENNIAAIDATIDVIEHMGNESCVYFDFGGNTFIAKTDMKDSKELKVGNIEKFMIHMEYCHIFDLEEEKNISL encoded by the coding sequence ATGGCTAAGATAATTTTAAAAGAATTACAAAAGATTTATGAAAATGGATTTAAAGCTGTTCATGGAATTAATTTAGAAATAAATGATGGAGAATTTATGGTATTGGTAGGACCGTCAGGTTGTGCAAAATCTACTACTTTAAGAATGGTAGCTGGACTAGAAGAAATTACAGCGGGGGAGATTTACATAGGAGATAAGTTAGTAAACAGTATTCCTCCTAAGGACAGAGGAATTGCAATGGTCTTTCAGAATTATGCATTGTATCCTCATATGACAGTTTATGAAAATATGGCTTTTTCTTTGAAAATAAAGAAAACACCAAAGGACCTAATTAGTAAGAAAATTCATGAAGCTGCAAAAATTTTAGATCTGGAAGCTGAATTAAATAGAAAACCCAAGGAATTATCAGGAGGGCAAAGACAGAGAGTAGCAGTTGGACGAGCGATTGTTCGTGATCCGGAAGTATTTCTATTTGATGAACCATTATCCAATTTAGATGCTAAATTGAGAGTACATATGAGGGTGGAAATTTCCAAACTTCATAAGAGACTTAAATCTACTATGCTATATGTTACCCATGATCAGGTAGAAGCGATGACTATGGGTGATAGAATATGCGTTATGAATTTTGGAAAAATCATGCAAGTAGATACTCCACTTAACTTATATAGTTATCCTAGAAATAAGTTTGTAGCAGATTTTATTGGTTCGCCTTCTATGAATTTTCTTCAAGGAAAGTTAATTAATAATAATGATTCTATAGTAATGAAGGTAGGAGAAATAGAATTAACACTTCCAAAGGATAAAGCTTCTAAAGTAAAAAATCATTTAGGAGAAAAAGTTTGGTTGGGAATTAGGCCGGAACATATCAATTTAAAAAAAGAAAATAATATAGCTGCTATAGATGCAACAATTGATGTTATTGAACATATGGGAAACGAATCTTGTGTATATTTTGATTTTGGGGGTAATACATTTATTGCAAAAACTGATATGAAAGATTCAAAAGAGTTAAAAGTCGGTAATATAGAAAAATTTATGATTCATATGGAATATTGTCATATTTTTGATTTGGAAGAAGAAAAAAACATATCTTTGTAA